The proteins below are encoded in one region of Silene latifolia isolate original U9 population chromosome 2, ASM4854445v1, whole genome shotgun sequence:
- the LOC141635003 gene encoding uncharacterized protein LOC141635003, whose amino-acid sequence MEFLIVFISVVFEALTNFYLESDGASNLKNSVEAPSSSEHVQNPYENDTNLAQSGWDGHSWYYISVKIGLFLWISLMNLITISSTWARVVDVMDGESGSRLFGFIGVSATLGQLFGSLFATGMSWMGSYLLLVSALLMELVAELSKGIKQDDIHLSEEDTPMM is encoded by the exons ATGGAGTTTCTGATAGTTTTCATCTCTGTTGTGTTTGAGGCACTTACCAATTTTTATTTAGAATCTGATG GAGCCTCCAATCTGAAG AATTCAGTCGAAGCACCTTCTTCTTCAGAACATGTTCAAAATCCTTATGAGAATGACACTAATCTCGCCCAATCAGGATGGGATGGCCACTCGTGGTACTACATCTCAGTTAAAATTGGACTGTTCCTTTGG ATTTCTTTGATGAACCTGATAACCATATCTTCAACATGGGCAAGAGTTGTTGATGTTATGGATGGCGAG TCAGGTTCAAGATTGTTTGGGTTTATTGGTGTTAGTGCTACACTTGGGCAGCTTTTCGGGTCATTATTTGCGACGGGGATGTCTTGGATGGGATCAT ATTTACTCCTAGTATCTGCTTTGCTGATGGAACTTGTTGCAGAGTTATCTAAGGGAATCAAACAAGATGACATTCATCTCTCTGAGGAAGATACTCCAATGATGTAA